CCCCCGCTGCGGGTTGTGTAATTGCAACACTGATAACCGGGAACTGATGGCAAATGTGCCCTGCGACTGGCTTGGGAGCTCAAGAAAGCCTAGAATTCACTATCGTTTATTTACTAGGTAGCACATTAATGTCCTTCGCTGAGCAACTAACCCGCCTGCAAGTCTTCCTCGACGCCGACGAGCTGCATGACGAGGCGCTGGACTACGTGGCCACCCACGGCTATCTGACTGCCCTGTCCATCTGCTCTGAAGATGTGCCTGAGCGCGAGTGGATCGACGCCATCTTCTCCGAAGCCCCGCATTATCAAGACGACGCCCAGCGCGCCGAGATCGAAGGCACGCTGATCCAGCTCAAGGCTCACATCGCTCGCCAGCTGGCGTCCGACGAAGAGTTCGAGCTGCCTTGTGACCTGGATCTGGGCGACGAGCCGGATGATTCCGATTTGCGCGGCTGGTGTGTCGGCTTCATGGAAGGCGTATTCATGCGCGAAGCCGCCTGGTTCGAAACCGCCGAAGAAGAAGTCAGCGAAATGCTGCTGCCGATCATGGTGGGTTCGGGCCTGTTCGATGACCAGCCTGAGTTTGAAGACATCGCC
This genomic stretch from Pseudomonas deceptionensis harbors:
- a CDS encoding YecA family protein; this translates as MSFAEQLTRLQVFLDADELHDEALDYVATHGYLTALSICSEDVPEREWIDAIFSEAPHYQDDAQRAEIEGTLIQLKAHIARQLASDEEFELPCDLDLGDEPDDSDLRGWCVGFMEGVFMREAAWFETAEEEVSEMLLPIMVGSGLFDDQPEFEDIAKDANLMDDMIVQIPEALTALYLLCQAPDEKPAILKPRHH